The Thermosynechococcus sp. CL-1 genomic interval ACCATTTTGCAGTCCCACCGCTCGAAGCAGGTGATGGATGTGATCGAGCGATCGCTGAAAAACCGCTCCATTCACAACAATTTCTCAATTTCTGGCGTGGGCTATATCCGCTACGAAGACCGCGATGCCATTCCCCAAGCGGCGGATTTCCTTGTGACTGAAGAGAACGTCCACACTGCCGTTGTCTATGGCCTTGTCCACGACGAAGACGAAGAGGTGGAACTGATTATCGGTTCGCTGCGCACAACAAAAATTACCCTTGACCCCGACGAATTTATCAAAGAGGCCTTTGGTAAGGATCGCCAAGGACGCTTCTTTGGTGGGGGTCGCTCCCAAGCCGGCGGTTTTGAAATTCCCGTGGGCTTCTTGTCGGGTCTCAATGAGAATCCAGAATACGCTAAACTCAAGTGGAGCGTTTACGATACGCAGATTAAGCAGAAGCTCCTCCACCTCGTCAATCCGAAGAACAATGTCCTCCACGGTACGGAGTAAGGCACTGTTCGTAGTAATCAAGTTTTAGGTCTTTATGACGGAGCTAACAGTCCTTTTTTTCCGCCACGGAATCGCGGTCGAACGGGAAGTGTTTGAAGGCAGTGATAGCGATCGCCCCCTGACGGCCAAAGGCGAAAAGAAAACCCAGCAGATTGCGCGGCGGTTACTTGATCTAGGCATTGAGGCAGAACTGATTCTCTCCTCCCCACTGGTGCGGGCACGGCAAACGGCAGAAATTCTCCTTGAAGTGGGGGTTGCCCCCGATCTGATGATTTCTGACCTGTTGGCTCCAAGCGGTCGTTTGCTAGATTGGCTCCATTGGCTCAGCCACTGGCGTCAAGACCATGAGGGTGCCCTGATTGCCGTGGGTCATGAACCCAATCTCAGTCACTGGACCGAACTGCTCATCTGTGGTAAAGCCTTGGGACACCTCCAGCTCAAGAAAGCCGGCATTATTGGCCTGCTGATTCCAGAAACCGATCCCCTTGGTAATAGTCAACTTTTTTGGCTGACGCCTCCCAAGTTTTTACTTAATGGCAGTGGCCTTGCCTGACTACAGGTGTCCATTCCGATGCTTCGACCCTCTCGCCACTGCTCTCCCTAAAGCGACAAAATAGAAGTACAGCCTGCCACAGGATAGAATCGTGAATTCTGAGTCGGAAATTACGGAGCATTTACCGCCCGATGTTCTCAGTTGGCTGTATGCCTATCAGCGGGAGCATCAATTTACTAGCCTTGAAGCGGCAATTGTTGACATTGTCTGCAAGTTTTATATTCAAGCGGAGCATTTGCCTGAACGGGTGGCGGATCTAGAGCGACGGGTGAATGCCCTCAGCCGTGAAGTGATTCATCTGCGCCAACAACTGCCCGAAAACTACGATCGCCTACGGGAACAGTTGGCAGCGGTGCGCCTGAGTCATTCGGGCATTCTCCACAATTTGCGCGATCGCGTGGAGGCCTTAGAGTCCGAGGTGTTTCCCGGTCGCCCTAGCGCTGCTGACGTAGAGGCTGATAGTTGAGGAGTTCCTCCAAGGTTGCCAGCAAATCCACTTTCACAAATGTGATTTGATCCTCAGCATTGAGGCCAAATTGCCAAGCCACATTGACGCTAAAAAGGGGGAGTGTAACTTTACCCACAAGGCGGTAGCGACGTTCTGTGCCCTCTGTGCTTAGTAGTTCTCCTTTAAGGGGTTCTGCCCGCATACCCACGGCTTCAAGGTGGAGATAATGGGCGATCGCCCCGCGGCCAATGACAGCATCCTCAAAGGGCGGATAGAGAACTCCCGCCTCAGCAAACAGGGCGGCCACATCTTCGTAGCGTTCCTCATTGAGGGCAGCAAAATAGGCGATCAGCGTCGGTTCATCAATGCCGAGAACAGGACTTCCTTGAACAAGATGGGTCATGGTTGCAGTTCCTCAGTGGTTTGAATCGAGACAAAAAAAGGGAGCGAGCTGCCCCCTTGCGTAACCCATGGCATCTCAATTAGACGGCAAGTGGATCCACACCCATGGCGACCACTGCATTCCGCAGGACAGTAATCTGCTGACCAAAGTCAAGGGCTTTGATGGCTGCAAACACGCGATCGGCATCGCGGCTGAGGGTATAACCGGGGGGCACAGGTACCACAAACCCCTGTTTCATCAGTTCTGCCAGTTGATACCAGAAGGCGAGCTTGGTGTTGGGGCTAAAGACACCGTAGGCACGGGTGAGAGGGGTGTCCACATTGGTCACCAAGTCGCGCATGAATTGAAGTTGATCATCAAAACTGAGTGCTTTGACCTGATTGAGCAGCCCTTCCGCCAGTTGTAGGCGAGCCGTACCGGGGGCGGCGGCTGTAATCGAACGACCCGTTTCTGTGTAGATAAACCACAGGAGTCCCAACTTGTCATCCACGCTCAGGCAGTTAAAGAGAGTGGTTACCTCTTGAACCGCTGTGGCTAGGGTGGTGGGATTGAAACGCGTATCGGTGGTGTAGGTCATATCGCTTCAGAGATGTTAAATGTCTAGTCTGTCGCTAGGGTTATCTCTGCCTCCTAGTCAACAGTATGTTACATATCTTCATAAAAAGCAACACAAGTTTATAAATACCGACAATAAATCTATCTTATATGTTAATCAAATAGAATAAACTCAATACATTGTAGAGGGCTAAACCTAGGGACATGTCCTAGTTAATCCCGCTGTTGCCCTCTTGCGCAAAAAAGCAGTTAGCAACCTCCATGGCGGGTTGTTACAAATGTTAAGATTGCATCGGTTTTGGCAGGAACACTGCTGTGGCTCGACCAACCCTCTACGTAGCAATCACCAATCATGGCTTTGGTCATGTGGCGCGGACAACGGCGCTGGTGAATGCCATTCGCCGCCAAGTGCCTGATCTCTTGCCACTGATCGTGACGGCAGCTCCCTATTGGTTGTTGCAGGCGAATCTGGAGGGGGAGTTTATTCATCGTCCCCGTGCCCTTGATCTGGGGGTCGTGCAAGCCGATAGTTTGCAAATGGATTTGCCCGCAACCCGTGCCAAGCTCTTGGAACTTCAGGCGGCAGCCCCTGAGTTGATCCACGCCGAGGCAGATTTTATTCAGCAAAATCGGGCACAGTTGGTGCTAGCGGATATTCCCCCTTTGGCGGTGGCGATCGCCCATGCAGCGGGGGTGCCCTGTTGGATGGTTAGTAACTTTGGCTGGGATTTTATCTATCGCTCCTTTGGCGATGACTTTAGCGAGATTGCGGATTGGGTGAGTAATCTTTATAGCGGGTGCGATCGCTTGTTTCAACTGCCCTTTGCCGAACCCCTCAATGCTTTTCCCCACAAAGAACCCGTGGGACTGACGGGAGCCGAACCGCGTTTTGAACCAGAGGAGTTGCGGCAGCGCCTTGGCCTCACCACTCCCCGCGATCGCACGGTTTTGTTGACCTTTGGCGGGTTGAGCCTGCAGGCCATTCCCTATGAAGCCCTCAAGGACTTTCCCGATTGGCAGTTTCTCACCTTCGATGGGGCTGCACCAGAGGATCTGCCAAACCTACTGAAGCTCTGTGGCCGTCAACTCCGCCCGCTGGATGTGATGCCTCTCTGTGGTCGAGTCGTGTCCAAGCCCGGCTATGGCACCTACGCGGAGGCCTGTCGCTTGGGGGTACCGGTGGCAACGATTCGTCGTGATGATTTTGCCGAGGGGCCAATTTTAGTGGCCGGATTGCAGGCTCATCACTACCATCAGATCCTCAGTCATGAAGAATTTTTTGGTGGCCACTGGCACTTTTTGGCAGCGGAACCTCAGCCGCCTTTAGACCCCACACCGCTTGATCTTGATGGCAATTCTAAGATCGCTACCGCTGTTGCTTATTATTTGAATCAACACAATTCCTATTCGTAGCAATTGCCGTGGGTATCTTTGGATGGCAAACAGCCTCGCTTTTAAAAAAGGCTTGGCAGCTTTATCAGCAACAGCACTGGCGCAGGGCACAGCAGTTGGCTCGTCAAGTCATTGAACGTTCCCCGCAGCCAGAGGCCTACTATTTGTTGGGGGTGATTGCCGAGGAACGGGGGCAACCCCTTGGGGCGCAAGCGGCCTATGAACAGGCGATCGCCCTTGATCCGTGGCATGCTGCTGCCCACTATCGGCTGGCGATTGTTCTCCACGATCTGCTGTCGCAACCGGCCGCTGCTGTACCCCACTATCAACGCGCCCTTGAGGTGCAGCCAGAGTGGGTGGAAGCCCACAGCAACCTAGGGAATGCCTATTTGGACTTAGGGGAGATTGAGCGGGCGATCGCCTGCTATCAAAAAGCCCTTTCCCTGAATCCGGACTTACCGACGACCCTGTATAACTTGGGACTGTGTCTGCACTCCCAAGGCAAACTTACAGAGGCCAGTGCCTGCTATGAACAGTCGCTGTATCTTAAACCCGGTCAAGCGGATGTCCACAACAATCTGGGCAGCGTTTATCTCGAACTCAAGAACTACAGGGCAGCGATTCGTCAATTTCAAGCTGCCCTCAGCGCCAATCCAGAACTATTGGCAGCGCACTACAATCTGGGCTATGCCCTCCATTTACAGGGCAACCTTGCAGCGGCCCGCGATCGCTATCAAGAGGTCTTGCTGCGGGAAAATAAACATCCACAGGCACTCCTGCAACTGGGGCAAATTTGCCTCAGCGAAGCGGATTTTACGGGAGCCATCCGCTACTACCAACGCTGTCTTGACCTCAACCCTTGCAACGGTTCTGCCCAAGCGGGCTTGGCCACAGCGCTTCTGGAAACAGGAAACCCAGAGGCGGCCCTCCACCACTTTCGCCAAGCCGTTGCCCTAGACCCCAATGGGGCGGATGTGCGCCTCAACTTTGCCCTTGTCCTGCTCATGCTAGGACATTTTCAAGAGGGATGGGAGGAATACGAATGGCGCTGGCAACAACCCACGGGCGGATTACGCACCTATGCGCAACCCCGTTGGCAAGGTCAATCCTTGGCGGGGAAAACCCTCTTTGTCTATAGTGAGCAGGGGCTAGGGGATTGCATTCAGTTTGTGCGCTTACTGCCCTTGATGGCGCGGCGTGCCCAACGGCTCATTTTTGCTGCCTATCCGCCCTTGGTGCGCCTGTGTCAAACACTGCCGGGGATTGAAGTGATAAGCACCGAGGAGACGCCTCCCCCCTTTGATTGCCATACCCCCCTGCTGAGTCTGCCGCGCTACTTAGGCATTGATAAAGACCACTTTCCTAAGTTCAAGCCCTATTTCCCTTTGCCCGCCCACCCACCCCACAGTATCTTTAATATCTCTAAACCTCGGATCGGTCTGGTTTGGGCCAGCCATAGTCAAACACGCACAACGGCGCAGCGGTCTTGTCCCCTTGAGTATTTCCTACCCCTGCTGCGGGAATTTGAGGTGCAATGGTATAGCCTGCAAAAGGAGCGATCGCCAGCGGAAGCTGAACAGTTACAGGAGGTGGGGGTGATTGATTGCCAGCCCTATATGGGGGATTTTCTGGATACGGCGCTTTTGATCCAGCAGTTGGATGCTGTGGTAACAATTGATACGGCTGTGGCACACTTGGCGGGTGCCCTAGGGAAGCCCCTGTGGATCCTGTTGCCCTTTGTGGCGGATTGGCGGTGGCTCTGGCAGCGATCGCGATCGCCTTGGTATCCTTCGGCGCAGTTAATTCGCCAGCCCCAGCGGGGTGATTGGCAAGGGGCGATCGCCCAATTGCGGACTGCGCTTCAATCCCACTATCGGATGCTCAGCAATGGGATACCCAATTGAGCAGAAATTAGTGATTGCAGTGGCCTCCAGTGCCCTCTTTGATTTGGGGGAGGCGGATGATGTCTTTCGCAATGAGGGGACCGAAAAGTACCGCCAATTTCAGCGGGAAAGGAAATACGATGTCTTGCCGAAGGGGGTGGCATTTCCCTTTATTCGCCGCTTCTTAAATCTCAACCGTGCCTATCCCGAACAAGAGCCCGTGGAGGTCGTGCTTCTTTCGAGAAACGATCCCGATACCGGTCAGCGGGTCTTCTATTCAATTCAGCACTACGGTCTGAACATTACCCGCGCCGCATTTTTGGGCGGCAAATCCCCCCATCCCTACATTCCTGCCTTTAATGTGTCCCTATTTCTCTCGGCAAATGCCAAGGACGTGCAGCAGGCGATCGCGGCTGGGTATCCAGCGGGCATGGTGATTCGATCGCCCATTACCGATCAGGAAGAGGATGCCGAGTTGCGCATTGCCTTTGACTTTGATGGTGTGCTAGCGGATGATGAAGCGGAAGCCGTCTTTCGCCAAGGGGATCTCGAGCAATTTCAAGCCCATGAACTGCAAAAGGCCAACATTCCCCACAACCCAGGCCCCCTGAGTGACCTGTTTAGAAAACTGGCAGCCTTTCAACAGTTAGAGATGGCCAAAGAACAGCAGGATGCCAGCTATCGGCGGCTGTTACGGATTGCGATTGTGACGGCACGCAATATCCTTGCTAGTGAACGGGTGGTAACTACCCTCAATAGTTGGGGCGTCATGCCGGATGAAACCTTTTTCCTTGGCGGTATGGAGAAGGTACGGGTTCTCAAGGAACTCAAACCGCATATTTTCTTTGATGATCAACTGACTCATCTAGAATCAGCAGCGGGTTCGATTCCCTCAGTGCATGTCCCCTTTGGCGTGCGCAACTGTGACATTTGTGGCATTTATTATGGGCAGACCTGACGCCCATTCATCTGAACAATGGAAACATCTAGCTCGCGATCATCAAGTTCAAGTTTGCCACTGGCAGTAACAACGCCGCCCACCCTAAGAACGCCATTGCGCAGGGCAGGTTTGCAGGCATCCGGTAGATCGAGCTTGTAGCGTTGGTTATTGGCCTCAATTAAGACTTCATCATCATCAACAACCGCCGTAATTTGACCCGTAAGCGTGGCGGGCACCTCCTTACCAGCACGGCTGGCGATCGCTCCTGTGATCAACATTCCTGCCACTCCTAATGCCAATACCAACCAACGCAATCCCATGGCACAAATCCTCAAGTAGAAGGTTTCCCAATAATTTGACTTTGACGAGCGATCGCCCCCAAGAGTTCAATTAAGTTTTCTCTGCCGACGGATCTATTCAAATTTCCTAAAGTCTGATTTTGGCGTTGAATCCCTCGGAGTCTCTCTATAGGAGGCTTTGAGTATTTTTAGTAGCTTTGTAGAAAATAATTTGACACCCCTCGCAGGGGATCCCTCGGAACAGGGGGCTGCAATCCGCTCAGGGAGAGGCTATATTAAAGATGCGCTTGCTTTCCTTCGCGGAAGTAAAATAAATGAAAATTGGTAAAGTACGCTAAAAATAAGCACAAAAAAAGGTCAGTGTCGTTGCCACCGACCCTTGAATAGATGAAGACGAGTTAAGTTTCTAGGAGTTTATTCCTCATTAACGGGGAACAACGGCAGGCTGCACTTGGATGCCCCATGAACTGAGCGTGCCTACATTACAGCCACCTTGCCGTCCAATCGCCCCAATTTGAATCGTGTGATTCCCCCGCTCCCAATTGCCACCAATGGGCAAAAAGGCTGAACGGTTGGGGCCAAGGAACTCCGTTTCGACCCGCTGTCCCTGACGATTGGTGGTGAAATATTTCACTTCCGAGCAGTGGGTAGCAGGCGCAGTGACTTGGAGGGCATAATCCCAATACGGACTTTCAGAGCGGAAGTTGTAACGCGCCATTTGATCGCAAACTTGGCCACTGCTGTTGCAGTTGACGATAATCGGTGGGTTTGCCTGTGCTGCCGTAGTAGCAACCACAACACCTGAAACCACAATACTGCTTAGGGTGATCAACCGATGGGTGAAGGAGTGGAGAGACATTGGAGGCTCCTATGGAGTGGATACCCCAATTATTGATGGCAATCCTGTCGCCGCCTGAGACCTCAATCACTGATGGGTTGAGAGATTGATCACCGGAAAGTAACTGTTGCTTCCTCGCAGGAAATGGAAAAACTGCTAGGCCATTTCACGCACACGGGGCTGGCCATCCACAATCTCACCAATGAGGATGACATCGGCCACGTTGACAAACAGGCCATTTTCGACAACGCCAGGGATGTTGTTCATCGTTTTCTCTAGTTCGGCGGGGTTAGAAATGTCATCAAATTTGACATCAAGGACAAGGTTGCCTTGATCTGTCACCACTGGGCCATCTTTTTTCACCCCCATGCGCAGTTCAGGCTGCCCCCCAAGAGCTTGCAGGGCACGAGTGACGGGAGCCACGGCAAAGGGTAACACTTCCACGGGCACAGGGAAAGTGGCACCCAATTTCTGCACCAGTTTGCTGCTGTCCACCACGACCAAGAACTGATCCGCAAGGGAGTCAACAATTTTTTCACGGGTATGAGCTGCCCCACCCCCCTTGATCAGGTTTTTGGCGGGATCCACTTCATCGGCACCGTCAATGGCAATGTCTAATTTCTCCACATCATCGAGGGTGACTAGGGGAATGCCATACTTTTTAGCAAGGACAGAGGCCTGAAACGAGGTGGGCACACCAGCGATGTTGCTCAGTTCTCCGTTGCGCAAGCGATCGCCCAAAAATTGGATGACAAAGGCGGTGGTTGACCCAGTGCCCAAGCCGACAATCATTCCAGACTGCACGCGATCGGCAGCAGCTTTGGCAACAGCCTGCTTCATTTGCTTGACTGCATCATCACTCATGGGCGAATTCCCTCATTTTTTCCAAAAG includes:
- the sixA gene encoding phosphohistidine phosphatase SixA, whose protein sequence is MTELTVLFFRHGIAVEREVFEGSDSDRPLTAKGEKKTQQIARRLLDLGIEAELILSSPLVRARQTAEILLEVGVAPDLMISDLLAPSGRLLDWLHWLSHWRQDHEGALIAVGHEPNLSHWTELLICGKALGHLQLKKAGIIGLLIPETDPLGNSQLFWLTPPKFLLNGSGLA
- a CDS encoding SlyX family protein, encoding MNSESEITEHLPPDVLSWLYAYQREHQFTSLEAAIVDIVCKFYIQAEHLPERVADLERRVNALSREVIHLRQQLPENYDRLREQLAAVRLSHSGILHNLRDRVEALESEVFPGRPSAADVEADS
- a CDS encoding nuclear transport factor 2 family protein: MTHLVQGSPVLGIDEPTLIAYFAALNEERYEDVAALFAEAGVLYPPFEDAVIGRGAIAHYLHLEAVGMRAEPLKGELLSTEGTERRYRLVGKVTLPLFSVNVAWQFGLNAEDQITFVKVDLLATLEELLNYQPLRQQR
- a CDS encoding orange carotenoid protein N-terminal domain-containing protein, whose product is MTYTTDTRFNPTTLATAVQEVTTLFNCLSVDDKLGLLWFIYTETGRSITAAAPGTARLQLAEGLLNQVKALSFDDQLQFMRDLVTNVDTPLTRAYGVFSPNTKLAFWYQLAELMKQGFVVPVPPGYTLSRDADRVFAAIKALDFGQQITVLRNAVVAMGVDPLAV
- a CDS encoding glycosyl transferase, whose protein sequence is MARPTLYVAITNHGFGHVARTTALVNAIRRQVPDLLPLIVTAAPYWLLQANLEGEFIHRPRALDLGVVQADSLQMDLPATRAKLLELQAAAPELIHAEADFIQQNRAQLVLADIPPLAVAIAHAAGVPCWMVSNFGWDFIYRSFGDDFSEIADWVSNLYSGCDRLFQLPFAEPLNAFPHKEPVGLTGAEPRFEPEELRQRLGLTTPRDRTVLLTFGGLSLQAIPYEALKDFPDWQFLTFDGAAPEDLPNLLKLCGRQLRPLDVMPLCGRVVSKPGYGTYAEACRLGVPVATIRRDDFAEGPILVAGLQAHHYHQILSHEEFFGGHWHFLAAEPQPPLDPTPLDLDGNSKIATAVAYYLNQHNSYS
- a CDS encoding tetratricopeptide repeat protein, which translates into the protein MGIFGWQTASLLKKAWQLYQQQHWRRAQQLARQVIERSPQPEAYYLLGVIAEERGQPLGAQAAYEQAIALDPWHAAAHYRLAIVLHDLLSQPAAAVPHYQRALEVQPEWVEAHSNLGNAYLDLGEIERAIACYQKALSLNPDLPTTLYNLGLCLHSQGKLTEASACYEQSLYLKPGQADVHNNLGSVYLELKNYRAAIRQFQAALSANPELLAAHYNLGYALHLQGNLAAARDRYQEVLLRENKHPQALLQLGQICLSEADFTGAIRYYQRCLDLNPCNGSAQAGLATALLETGNPEAALHHFRQAVALDPNGADVRLNFALVLLMLGHFQEGWEEYEWRWQQPTGGLRTYAQPRWQGQSLAGKTLFVYSEQGLGDCIQFVRLLPLMARRAQRLIFAAYPPLVRLCQTLPGIEVISTEETPPPFDCHTPLLSLPRYLGIDKDHFPKFKPYFPLPAHPPHSIFNISKPRIGLVWASHSQTRTTAQRSCPLEYFLPLLREFEVQWYSLQKERSPAEAEQLQEVGVIDCQPYMGDFLDTALLIQQLDAVVTIDTAVAHLAGALGKPLWILLPFVADWRWLWQRSRSPWYPSAQLIRQPQRGDWQGAIAQLRTALQSHYRMLSNGIPN
- a CDS encoding 5'-nucleotidase, which codes for MGYPIEQKLVIAVASSALFDLGEADDVFRNEGTEKYRQFQRERKYDVLPKGVAFPFIRRFLNLNRAYPEQEPVEVVLLSRNDPDTGQRVFYSIQHYGLNITRAAFLGGKSPHPYIPAFNVSLFLSANAKDVQQAIAAGYPAGMVIRSPITDQEEDAELRIAFDFDGVLADDEAEAVFRQGDLEQFQAHELQKANIPHNPGPLSDLFRKLAAFQQLEMAKEQQDASYRRLLRIAIVTARNILASERVVTTLNSWGVMPDETFFLGGMEKVRVLKELKPHIFFDDQLTHLESAAGSIPSVHVPFGVRNCDICGIYYGQT
- the rpiA gene encoding ribose-5-phosphate isomerase RpiA, whose translation is MSDDAVKQMKQAVAKAAADRVQSGMIVGLGTGSTTAFVIQFLGDRLRNGELSNIAGVPTSFQASVLAKKYGIPLVTLDDVEKLDIAIDGADEVDPAKNLIKGGGAAHTREKIVDSLADQFLVVVDSSKLVQKLGATFPVPVEVLPFAVAPVTRALQALGGQPELRMGVKKDGPVVTDQGNLVLDVKFDDISNPAELEKTMNNIPGVVENGLFVNVADVILIGEIVDGQPRVREMA